One part of the Eucalyptus grandis isolate ANBG69807.140 chromosome 10, ASM1654582v1, whole genome shotgun sequence genome encodes these proteins:
- the LOC104422241 gene encoding UPF0481 protein At3g47200, whose product MLPSPLQLDPNETNWIVHVNENLNCMPIDEQQCWKSPSIYKVPPSITVLNPKAYQPQVVSFGPYHYDEVDLRPMEEHKHRALLHFLKRSGKSLKYVFESLRKVAHELEDSYDNLDQKWKEGTGGKFLELMITDGCFMLEIMGATTTEKIKNDYAPNDPIFSTHRLAYIMPYIRRDMLLLENQLPMLVLYQLVAIANDGKEDDVNELIGKFHFLHETKKFTGLGRPVDGTKKAQHAGTNVETETIIRSATELNEAGIKFKKSKTKSLKDISFAEGVLKLPVIKVDDTTESMFLNIMTFERLHINAGNEVTSYVTFMDKIINDRQDVALLHTEGIIQNDFGSDKAVAKLFNSLCTDVTLPANGNLDDVQQKISEHCKKRRNKWRANLKRTYFRSPWTILSLTAALFLFALTIMQAVYTVLRYHAQ is encoded by the exons ATGTTACCCTCGCCGCTCCAACTGGACCCGAACGAGACCAACTGGATCGTTCATGTCAACGAGAACCTCAACTGCATGCCCATAGACGAGCAACAGTGCTGGAAGTCTCCGTCCATCTACAAGGTCCCCCCCTCCATCACCGTCCTCAACCCCAAGGCCTACCAGCCGCAGGTTGTCTCTTTCGGCCCCTATCACTATGACGAGGTCGACCTCCGTCCAATGGAGGAGCACAAGCACCGCGCGCTCCTCCACTTCCTGAAGCGGTCCGGGAAGTCCCTCAAGTACGTCTTCGAGTCTCTGAGGAAGGTGGCGCATGAGCTCGAGGACAGCTACGACAATCTGGACCAGAAGTGGAAGGAGGGAACGGGGGGCAAGTTCCTGGAGCTGATGATCACGGACGGCTGCTTCATGCTCGAGATCATGGGGGCCACCACgacagagaaaataaagaatgacTACGCGCCCAATGACCCCATCTTCAGCACCCACAGGCTAGCATACATAATGCCGTATATAAGACGGGACATGCTGCTGCTGGAGAATCAGCTGCCGATGCTAGTGCTGTATCAGCTGGTTGCCATCGCGAACGATGGCAAGGAG GATGACGTCAACGAGCTCATTGGAAAATTCCACTTCCTCCATGAAACTAAAAAGTTCACGGGATTGG GAAGGCCTGTTGATGGAACCAAGAAGGCCCAGCACGCAGGGACAAATGTGGAGACCGAGACAATAATCCGGTCAGCCACTGAGCTCAACGAGGCCGGGATCAAGTTCAAGAAAAGCAAGACCAAAAGCCTCAAGGACATCTCCTTTGCTGAAGGGGTCCTGAAGCTCCCAGTCATCAAGGTGGATGACACCACCGAGTCCATGTTCCTCAACATCATGACGTTCGAGCGCTTGCACATCAACGCTGGGAACGAGGTCACATCCTACGTCACCTTCATGGACAAAATCATCAACGATAGGCAGGATGTCGCCCTGCTTCACACAGAAGGCATCATCCAGAATGATTTCGGAAGTGACAAGGCAGTCGCCAAGCTATTCAACTCTCTGTGCACGGACGTGACGCTCCCAGCCAACGGAAACCTCGATGACGTGCAACAGAAGATCAGCGAGCACTGCAAGAAGCGCCGTAACAAGTGGAGGGCTAATCTCAAGCGCACCTACTTCAGGAGTCCTTGGACTATATTGTCTCTCACCGCCGCCCTCTTCCTCTTCGCTCTCACTATAATGCAGGCCGTGTATACCGTGCTCAGATACCATGcacaatga